A genomic segment from Sporichthya brevicatena encodes:
- a CDS encoding class I SAM-dependent methyltransferase, whose amino-acid sequence MHIDETKLHDLLGSFVTDLGGSFHAISAVVGDRLGLYAALADTMPATAADVAKRAKVGERYALEWLRGQAAGGYITYDAVTEKFSLTPEQHFALADPGGMQIASAFALPIAVTKNIDTIADAIAHDEGFGWHQHDAGLFEGTERFFRPGYVLNLVSSWIPALDGVDEKLRAGAKVADVGCGHGASTILLGQSYPNSKVTGFDYHGPSVERARALAAEAGVDVEFVLAAAADFPGENYDLVAIFDALHDMPDPVGAATHIRESLAPDGTFLLVEPMAGDDLSDNQHPIGRLFYTASTVICVPHSLTAPPRAALGAQAGEARLTEVLHAAGFTRVRRATETPFNLILEARP is encoded by the coding sequence ATGCACATCGACGAGACCAAGCTCCACGACCTGCTCGGCAGCTTCGTGACCGACCTCGGCGGAAGCTTCCACGCCATCAGCGCCGTTGTCGGCGACCGCCTCGGCCTGTACGCGGCGCTCGCCGACACCATGCCCGCCACCGCCGCCGACGTCGCGAAGCGTGCGAAGGTCGGCGAGCGCTACGCCCTGGAGTGGCTGCGCGGTCAGGCCGCCGGCGGCTACATCACCTACGACGCCGTCACGGAGAAGTTCTCCCTCACCCCGGAGCAGCACTTCGCACTCGCCGACCCGGGCGGGATGCAGATCGCCTCCGCGTTCGCGCTGCCGATCGCGGTGACGAAGAACATCGACACGATCGCCGACGCGATCGCCCACGACGAGGGTTTCGGCTGGCACCAGCACGACGCGGGCCTGTTCGAGGGGACCGAGCGGTTCTTCCGCCCCGGTTATGTTCTGAACCTCGTGTCCTCGTGGATCCCGGCCCTCGACGGCGTCGACGAGAAGCTGCGGGCCGGCGCCAAGGTGGCCGACGTCGGTTGCGGGCACGGCGCCTCGACGATCCTGCTCGGGCAGTCGTACCCGAACTCGAAGGTCACCGGCTTCGACTACCACGGCCCGTCGGTCGAACGGGCGCGTGCGCTCGCCGCCGAGGCGGGTGTCGACGTCGAGTTCGTCCTGGCCGCGGCCGCCGATTTCCCCGGCGAGAACTACGACCTGGTCGCGATCTTCGACGCCCTGCACGACATGCCCGACCCCGTCGGCGCCGCGACGCACATTCGGGAGTCCCTCGCCCCGGACGGTACGTTCCTGCTCGTCGAACCCATGGCCGGTGACGACCTGTCCGACAACCAGCACCCGATCGGCCGGCTGTTCTACACGGCGTCGACCGTCATCTGTGTCCCGCACTCCCTCACCGCTCCACCGCGCGCCGCGCTCGGCGCCCAGGCCGGGGAGGCCCGCCTCACCGAGGTCCTGCACGCCGCCGGCTTCACGCGCGTCCGCCGGGCGACGGAGACCCCGTTCAACCTCATCCTCGAAGCTCGGCCCTGA
- a CDS encoding flavodoxin family protein, which yields MVDLTPQQEELCRQDRWDFSDLRALFVNCTLKRSPEMSHTRGLIDLAAEILRRQGVTVSQIRAVDHDIAPGVWPDMTEHGWATDEWPALFEQVMAADILVLATPIWLGEKSSVCTRVIERLYGNSGQLNEAGQYAYYGRVGGCLVTGNEDGIKHCAMNVLYSLQHLGYVIPPQADAGWIGEAGPGPSYLDPGSGGPENDFTNRNTTFATWNLLHLARMIKDAGGIPAHGNQRSAWDAGCRFDFPNPEHR from the coding sequence GTGGTCGACCTGACACCGCAGCAGGAGGAGCTCTGCCGGCAGGACCGGTGGGACTTCAGTGACCTGCGCGCGCTGTTCGTGAACTGCACGCTGAAGCGCTCGCCCGAGATGTCCCACACCCGGGGACTGATCGATCTCGCGGCGGAGATCCTCCGCCGCCAGGGCGTGACGGTCTCCCAGATTCGAGCGGTCGACCACGACATCGCTCCCGGCGTCTGGCCGGACATGACCGAACACGGGTGGGCCACCGATGAGTGGCCCGCCCTGTTCGAGCAGGTGATGGCCGCGGACATCCTCGTCCTCGCCACCCCGATCTGGCTGGGGGAGAAGTCCTCGGTCTGCACCCGTGTCATCGAGCGGCTCTACGGCAACTCCGGGCAGCTCAACGAGGCCGGGCAGTACGCCTACTACGGGCGGGTCGGCGGCTGCCTGGTCACCGGGAACGAGGACGGGATCAAGCACTGCGCGATGAACGTCCTCTACTCGCTCCAGCACCTCGGGTACGTCATTCCGCCCCAGGCCGACGCCGGGTGGATCGGCGAGGCGGGCCCGGGCCCGTCCTACCTCGACCCCGGGTCGGGCGGCCCGGAGAACGACTTCACGAACCGGAACACGACCTTCGCGACCTGGAACCTGCTCCACCTCGCGCGGATGATCAAGGACGCCGGCGGCATCCCCGCGCACGGGAACCAGCGCTCGGCCTGGGACGCCGGCTGCCGCTTCGACTTCCCCAACCCCGAACACCGCTGA
- a CDS encoding acyl-CoA desaturase translates to MSDVLLDPPARSASDFAPLLDQVRTSGLLRLRRRRYVVMIACDLLALAGVWATIQVVGNTWWQLFLALPLAIFTVRMIFVAHDVGHRQVARTSRVNKVAGYLVGDVLLGLSARWWIDKHSRHHANPNQVGRDPDVGTGALCWTTDQAMGRSPVMTWLGRHQGRLFFPLLMLEALNLHIGSARVARSARELAMLTAHVAAYLGLLLWAMGPGKAVVFLLVHQALVGLHLGCAFAPGHKGMVMPPPGARWDFLRKQVLTTRNVQGGPATDWFLGGLNYQIEHHLFPGMPRPNLRAAQPLVRAHCSDLGLPYAEEPLVSSFGITIRHLQQVGRRA, encoded by the coding sequence TTGAGCGATGTTCTGCTCGACCCGCCCGCGCGCTCCGCGAGCGACTTCGCCCCCCTGCTGGACCAGGTCCGCACCAGCGGCCTGCTCCGGCTGCGCCGCCGCCGCTACGTGGTGATGATCGCGTGCGACCTGCTGGCCCTCGCCGGCGTCTGGGCGACCATCCAGGTCGTCGGGAACACCTGGTGGCAACTGTTCCTGGCGCTGCCGCTGGCGATCTTCACGGTCCGGATGATCTTCGTGGCTCACGACGTCGGCCACCGCCAGGTGGCGCGGACCTCGCGGGTCAACAAGGTCGCCGGGTACCTGGTGGGCGACGTCCTGCTGGGTCTGAGCGCCCGCTGGTGGATCGACAAACACTCCCGCCACCACGCCAACCCGAACCAGGTCGGTCGGGACCCCGACGTGGGCACGGGCGCCCTGTGCTGGACGACCGACCAGGCCATGGGCCGCTCCCCGGTGATGACCTGGCTCGGCCGGCACCAGGGCCGACTGTTCTTCCCGCTGCTGATGCTGGAGGCGCTGAATCTGCACATCGGCAGCGCCCGGGTGGCCCGCAGTGCGCGGGAACTCGCGATGCTGACCGCGCACGTCGCCGCCTATCTCGGGCTGCTGCTGTGGGCGATGGGGCCGGGCAAGGCGGTGGTCTTCCTCCTGGTCCACCAGGCTCTGGTCGGGCTGCACCTGGGCTGCGCCTTCGCCCCGGGGCACAAGGGCATGGTCATGCCGCCGCCGGGCGCACGCTGGGACTTCCTGCGCAAACAGGTCCTCACCACGCGGAACGTCCAGGGCGGACCGGCCACCGACTGGTTCCTGGGTGGCCTGAACTACCAGATCGAGCACCACCTGTTCCCGGGCATGCCGCGGCCGAACCTGCGTGCGGCCCAGCCGCTGGTCCGCGCGCACTGCTCCGACCTCGGACTTCCCTACGCGGAAGAACCGCTGGTCAGCTCGTTCGGGATCACGATTCGGCACCTTCAACAGGTCGGCCGACGCGCGTAA
- a CDS encoding DEAD/DEAH box helicase — protein MARPRQAPSGARRPVPRPDRRPKARSDEGIIPVLARAVRAVEASVNRGSISPSVRTKFQSVALLVRQERARVKSDSSAGEAQKAEMLKRLDGIAMILAQTSVREPSLLALLADDAVVSSDTRAMVRAMLTDAGLEAPPEEETRPAPTPTTPAAEKRVVPQSVMQRQLANPFLAPDFSAAAAQPAAPRTRHLATWELLEPLFRSFEEATGGDSACMPLPEPGDLRVLSGRELMPHQSRVIAAAAAGHRTFLLADEPGLGKTAQALLAAEAANAYPLLCVVPNVVKTNWAREVGIWTANRKPTVIHGNGDTIDGFADVVIVNYEVLDRHVGWIGDFGFRGMVVDEAHFIKNKTSQRSQHVLELAERIRNRSVRPLLMALTGTPLINDIEDFQAIWEFLGWIDAKKPRSELMARLEETGLTPIDREFYPAARRCVIDMGIVRRRKVDVAADIPARRIADLPVELEDKLGKSIRQAEQRLAKRMVSRYEAALEARTSGHIADGIDHDLVRLIATRERKEATNSKTEGNVFGLMRKIGQSKAVLAADYAAQLARSAGKVVFFAKHIDVMDAAEETFTKAGIRFSSIRGDQTSAARQKQVDAFTNDPEVSVAVCSLTAAGVGINLQVASNIVLAELSWTDAEQTQAIDRCHRIGQTEPVTAWRIIAAQTLDARIAELIDSKAGLAARALDGSDEEVSSSVDVQLEALVSLLTDALQNR, from the coding sequence GTGGCTCGACCTCGGCAGGCACCGTCGGGTGCTCGTCGTCCCGTCCCGCGGCCGGACCGCCGGCCGAAAGCACGCTCGGACGAGGGCATCATCCCGGTGCTGGCCCGTGCCGTACGGGCCGTCGAGGCGTCGGTGAACCGCGGGTCGATCTCGCCCTCCGTGCGCACCAAGTTCCAGAGCGTGGCCCTGCTGGTCCGCCAGGAGCGGGCGCGCGTCAAGAGCGACAGCTCCGCCGGGGAGGCCCAGAAGGCCGAGATGCTCAAGCGCCTGGACGGGATCGCGATGATCCTCGCCCAGACCTCGGTCCGCGAGCCCTCGCTGCTCGCCCTGTTGGCCGACGACGCGGTCGTCTCCTCCGACACCCGGGCGATGGTGCGCGCGATGCTCACCGACGCCGGGCTCGAGGCCCCGCCGGAGGAGGAGACCCGCCCCGCTCCGACTCCCACCACGCCGGCCGCCGAGAAGCGGGTCGTGCCCCAGTCGGTGATGCAGCGGCAGCTGGCCAACCCGTTCCTCGCCCCCGACTTCTCCGCGGCCGCGGCACAGCCGGCCGCTCCGCGGACCCGCCACCTCGCGACCTGGGAGCTGCTCGAGCCGCTCTTCCGCTCGTTCGAGGAGGCTACCGGCGGCGACTCCGCCTGCATGCCGCTGCCCGAGCCGGGCGACCTGCGCGTCCTGTCCGGTCGCGAGCTGATGCCGCACCAGTCCCGGGTCATCGCGGCGGCCGCCGCCGGCCACCGGACGTTCCTGCTCGCCGACGAGCCCGGTCTCGGCAAGACCGCCCAGGCCCTGCTGGCCGCCGAGGCGGCAAACGCCTACCCGCTGCTGTGCGTCGTCCCGAACGTCGTCAAGACGAACTGGGCCCGTGAGGTCGGCATCTGGACGGCCAACCGCAAGCCCACCGTGATCCACGGCAACGGCGACACGATCGACGGCTTCGCCGACGTCGTCATCGTCAACTACGAGGTGCTCGACCGGCACGTCGGCTGGATCGGCGACTTCGGCTTCCGCGGGATGGTCGTCGACGAGGCGCACTTCATCAAGAACAAGACCTCGCAGCGCTCCCAGCACGTCCTGGAGCTGGCCGAGCGGATCCGCAACCGGTCGGTCCGCCCGCTGCTCATGGCGCTCACGGGTACGCCGCTGATCAACGACATCGAGGACTTCCAGGCGATCTGGGAGTTCCTCGGCTGGATCGACGCGAAGAAGCCGCGCAGCGAGCTGATGGCCCGTCTCGAGGAGACCGGCCTGACGCCGATCGACCGCGAGTTCTACCCCGCGGCCCGGCGCTGCGTCATCGACATGGGCATCGTCCGGCGCCGCAAGGTGGACGTCGCCGCCGACATCCCGGCCCGTCGCATCGCCGACCTGCCCGTCGAGCTCGAGGACAAGCTGGGCAAGTCGATCCGGCAGGCCGAGCAGCGCCTTGCGAAGCGGATGGTCTCGCGGTACGAGGCCGCCCTCGAGGCGCGCACGAGCGGTCACATCGCCGACGGCATCGACCACGACCTCGTCCGCCTCATCGCCACGCGTGAGCGCAAGGAGGCGACGAACAGCAAGACCGAGGGCAACGTGTTCGGCCTGATGCGCAAGATCGGCCAGTCCAAGGCCGTGCTCGCTGCCGACTACGCCGCCCAGCTGGCCCGCAGCGCCGGCAAGGTCGTGTTCTTCGCCAAGCACATCGACGTCATGGACGCCGCCGAGGAGACCTTCACCAAGGCCGGCATCCGGTTCTCCTCGATCCGCGGCGACCAGACCTCCGCGGCACGGCAGAAGCAGGTCGACGCGTTCACCAACGACCCCGAGGTCTCGGTCGCGGTCTGCTCGCTGACCGCGGCCGGTGTCGGCATCAACCTGCAGGTCGCGTCGAACATCGTCCTCGCCGAGCTGTCGTGGACCGACGCGGAGCAGACGCAGGCGATCGACCGCTGCCACCGCATCGGCCAGACCGAGCCCGTCACCGCGTGGCGCATCATCGCCGCGCAGACTCTCGACGCCCGCATCGCGGAGCTGATCGACAGCAAGGCCGGCCTCGCCGCCCGCGCCCTCGACGGCTCCGACGAGGAGGTCTCGTCCTCCGTCGACGTCCAGCTCGAGGCGCTGGTCTCGCTGCTGACGGACGCGCTGCAGAACCGCTAG
- the mnhG gene encoding monovalent cation/H(+) antiporter subunit G: MSAADIADVIAATCLLSGAALALIASIGVLRLPDLLSRMHAATKPQVLGLTLVLIGLGFRLREPGAIGVLILIGFCQMMTSPIGNHMVGRASVRAGQVREDLLVVNDLRAVLPDPGPDPDRPV, translated from the coding sequence ATGAGCGCGGCCGACATCGCGGACGTCATCGCCGCCACCTGCCTGCTGAGCGGAGCGGCGCTCGCGCTGATCGCCTCGATCGGCGTCCTGCGCCTGCCCGACCTGCTCAGCCGGATGCACGCCGCCACCAAGCCCCAGGTGCTGGGTTTGACCCTCGTGCTGATCGGGCTGGGATTCCGGCTCCGGGAACCGGGCGCGATCGGCGTCCTGATCCTGATCGGGTTCTGCCAGATGATGACGTCCCCGATCGGCAACCACATGGTCGGCCGTGCCTCCGTCCGCGCCGGTCAGGTCCGGGAGGACCTGCTGGTGGTCAACGACCTCCGCGCGGTCCTCCCCGACCCCGGCCCGGATCCGGACCGGCCCGTCTAG
- a CDS encoding monovalent cation/H+ antiporter complex subunit F, whose translation MTAVLSVCLAMLAVAAVCVLARIVRGPTVLDRAVALDMLVAVGICALAIEAAWNRHSHTLPILLVLTLLGFVGSVSVARFTRGSDDIEVERS comes from the coding sequence ATGACCGCCGTCCTGTCCGTGTGCCTCGCGATGCTCGCCGTCGCCGCGGTGTGCGTGCTCGCGCGCATCGTGCGGGGGCCGACCGTCCTCGACCGTGCGGTCGCACTCGACATGCTCGTCGCCGTCGGCATCTGCGCCCTCGCGATCGAGGCCGCCTGGAACCGGCACTCGCACACGCTGCCGATCCTGCTCGTCCTGACGCTGCTGGGTTTCGTCGGTTCGGTCAGCGTCGCCCGCTTCACCCGCGGCAGTGACGACATCGAGGTGGAGCGGTCATGA
- a CDS encoding Na+/H+ antiporter subunit E has protein sequence MTPTSVVRFRSRFGLLQWPMLLWLTAVWMLLWGQLSLLTALGGLAVAVVASIVFPLPPVRLNLRVRPLALVRLVTKFFTDVVVSSIQVARVVLRPRQRPLRNAIVEVNLKTPSEFVLTVVAEMTCLIPGSLVVEARRSTHTLFLHVLDVGDAEGAERFRQSVLAQEDRVVRALGAEIAHLDDLPDDPADHPAGGKR, from the coding sequence ATGACGCCCACGTCGGTGGTCCGCTTCCGGTCACGCTTCGGCTTGTTGCAGTGGCCGATGCTGCTCTGGCTGACCGCGGTCTGGATGCTGCTGTGGGGCCAGCTCTCGCTGCTCACCGCACTGGGTGGGCTCGCCGTCGCGGTCGTCGCGTCGATCGTCTTCCCGCTGCCGCCGGTGCGGCTGAACCTGCGGGTCCGTCCGCTCGCGCTGGTCCGGCTCGTGACGAAGTTCTTCACCGACGTCGTCGTCTCGAGCATCCAGGTCGCGCGGGTGGTGCTGCGTCCGCGGCAACGACCGCTGCGCAACGCGATCGTCGAGGTGAACCTCAAGACCCCGTCGGAGTTCGTGCTCACCGTCGTCGCGGAGATGACCTGCCTGATCCCGGGCAGCCTCGTCGTCGAGGCCCGCCGCTCGACGCACACCCTGTTCCTCCACGTGCTCGACGTCGGGGACGCCGAGGGCGCCGAACGGTTCCGACAGAGCGTGCTCGCCCAGGAGGACCGCGTCGTGCGTGCGCTCGGCGCGGAGATCGCGCACCTCGACGACCTGCCCGACGACCCGGCCGACCACCCCGCCGGAGGGAAGCGATGA
- a CDS encoding Na+/H+ antiporter subunit D: protein MNVLVPLPVLLPLFGAGAALALSRHPKMQRAITVAVLSAIVVLAAALMVRADQQGPQVAWIGAWTPPLGINLVADRLSALMLLVSAVVTLAVLLYSIGQGLTDDDSEAPVSIYHPTFLVLVAGVSNAFLAGDLFNLFVSFEMLLFASYVLLTLGGTATRIRAGTIYVVVNMLSSTLFLISIAAVYAATGSLNFAQLAGRLDDLPDGVSLTLQLLLLTTFAIKAAVFPLSLWLPDSYPTAPAPVTAVFAGLLTKVGVYAILRTQTLLFPDSPLSDLLMWAALVTMVVGILGAIAQSDIKRMLSFTLVSHIGYMIFGIGLATEAGISGAIFYVAHHITIQTALFLVVGLIERRAGSTALLRLGGLARLAPLLGILFFVPAMNLAGIPPMSGFLGKVGLLQAGLEVGGWLAITLVIGGTATSLLTLYAIAKTWSAAFWRTPEQAHDIAQSLAAPDPEQDSGDSGARIVRHRGHVHVGATAFGDREIAAARRVVDDESSDRDLHQLLRDGDLPSRLPAAMVGPAAALVGVSLIFTFLAGPLFRYTDRAAEDLMLRSPYLEAALNPDDTRGDPDSGARGIGGDG from the coding sequence GTGAACGTTCTCGTCCCCCTGCCGGTCCTGCTGCCGCTGTTCGGCGCCGGCGCCGCGCTCGCGCTCTCCCGGCACCCGAAGATGCAGCGGGCGATCACGGTCGCCGTGCTGTCCGCGATCGTCGTCCTCGCCGCCGCCCTGATGGTCCGCGCCGACCAGCAGGGCCCGCAGGTCGCGTGGATCGGCGCGTGGACGCCCCCGCTCGGCATCAACCTCGTCGCGGACCGGCTCTCCGCGCTGATGCTGCTCGTCTCGGCGGTCGTGACCCTCGCCGTCCTCCTGTACTCGATCGGACAGGGCCTGACCGACGACGACTCCGAGGCCCCGGTCTCGATCTACCACCCGACGTTCCTGGTCCTCGTCGCCGGCGTCTCGAACGCCTTCCTCGCCGGCGACCTGTTCAACCTGTTCGTCAGCTTCGAGATGCTGCTGTTCGCGAGCTACGTGCTGCTCACGCTCGGCGGCACGGCGACGCGCATCCGCGCCGGGACGATCTACGTCGTCGTGAACATGCTGTCCTCGACGCTGTTCCTGATCTCGATCGCGGCCGTGTACGCGGCGACCGGGAGCCTGAACTTCGCGCAGCTCGCCGGACGCCTCGACGACCTGCCCGACGGCGTGAGCCTGACGCTGCAGCTGCTGCTGCTCACGACGTTCGCGATCAAGGCGGCGGTGTTCCCGCTCTCGCTGTGGCTGCCCGACAGCTACCCGACGGCACCAGCCCCGGTCACCGCGGTCTTCGCCGGGTTGCTGACCAAGGTCGGTGTCTACGCGATCCTGCGGACGCAGACGCTGCTGTTCCCCGACAGTCCGCTCTCGGACCTGCTGATGTGGGCCGCGCTGGTGACGATGGTCGTCGGCATCCTCGGCGCGATCGCGCAGTCGGACATCAAGCGAATGCTGTCCTTCACGCTGGTCAGCCACATCGGCTACATGATCTTCGGCATCGGCCTGGCGACCGAGGCCGGCATCTCCGGCGCGATCTTCTACGTCGCGCACCACATCACGATCCAGACCGCGTTGTTCCTCGTCGTCGGTCTCATCGAACGAAGAGCCGGCAGCACGGCCCTGCTCCGTCTCGGTGGGCTGGCGCGGCTCGCGCCGCTGCTGGGAATCCTGTTCTTCGTGCCCGCGATGAACCTCGCCGGGATCCCGCCGATGTCCGGGTTCCTCGGCAAGGTCGGTCTGCTGCAGGCCGGCCTGGAGGTCGGCGGCTGGCTCGCGATCACCCTCGTGATCGGCGGGACGGCGACGAGCCTGCTGACGCTCTACGCCATCGCGAAGACCTGGTCGGCCGCGTTCTGGCGGACGCCGGAACAGGCGCACGACATCGCGCAGTCGCTCGCCGCCCCCGACCCCGAGCAGGACTCCGGCGACTCCGGCGCCCGGATCGTCCGGCACCGCGGACACGTCCACGTCGGCGCGACGGCGTTCGGTGACCGGGAGATCGCGGCCGCGCGGCGCGTGGTCGACGACGAGTCCTCGGACCGTGACCTGCACCAGCTGCTCCGGGACGGCGACCTGCCCTCCCGGCTGCCGGCGGCGATGGTCGGGCCCGCCGCGGCGCTGGTCGGCGTGAGCCTGATCTTCACGTTCCTCGCGGGTCCGTTGTTCCGGTACACCGACCGCGCGGCCGAGGACCTGATGCTCCGCTCGCCCTATCTCGAGGCGGCGCTGAACCCGGACGACACCCGCGGCGACCCCGACTCCGGCGCCCGCGGGATCGGGGGTGACGGATGA
- a CDS encoding Na(+)/H(+) antiporter subunit C has translation MSGNLTLILTASFLIGCGVYLILERSLTRVLVGLLVMGNGVNMLFLVAGGRAGSAPIANEYPPAEMSDPVPQALVLTAIVIALATTAFLLAMAHRSWQLYGNDDVQDDVEDAAIRRLAAADEASDSHDLMSQGVDLPEDDLERLREEETA, from the coding sequence ATGAGCGGCAACCTCACGCTGATCCTCACCGCGTCGTTCCTCATCGGCTGCGGCGTGTACCTGATCCTCGAACGCAGCCTGACGCGGGTGCTCGTCGGCCTCCTCGTGATGGGCAACGGCGTCAACATGCTGTTCCTCGTCGCGGGCGGCCGCGCCGGGTCGGCACCGATCGCCAACGAGTACCCACCGGCGGAGATGTCCGACCCCGTCCCCCAGGCCCTCGTGCTCACCGCGATCGTCATCGCCCTCGCCACGACCGCGTTCCTGCTCGCGATGGCGCACCGCAGCTGGCAGCTCTACGGCAACGACGACGTCCAGGACGACGTCGAGGACGCCGCGATCCGCCGCCTCGCCGCGGCGGACGAGGCGTCCGACAGCCACGACCTGATGTCGCAGGGCGTCGACCTCCCCGAGGACGACCTCGAACGGCTGCGCGAGGAGGAGACGGCGTGA